The following proteins are encoded in a genomic region of Oncorhynchus gorbuscha isolate QuinsamMale2020 ecotype Even-year linkage group LG11, OgorEven_v1.0, whole genome shotgun sequence:
- the LOC123989392 gene encoding uncharacterized protein LOC123989392 isoform X1, with product MASTQQSAFEYVQNGRALLEGHLQKPSLVVDEFRKNNIFSEKQVREIKSHKKRSVKTRKMLDMIIKKGEYASYELLKILYNTRNQTLPKTNPTQNQPRHPDLHQWISCFSFTDDPDLQSGLVSESGPCERYKRQLRTKAVEFLHAKWDQHMHFLKDKAKCKPFTYIPVVLDTDSSELSKTKSKYKKARSKKLKTYIPRDKGKLSPGHLLESSEKKILLVGKPGIGKTTVVQQVLNIWAENENPQESYMFYFDEPSMRSMSHSSQPSSLRSLLFERYLKPEEGTEDVVLCDIQNNSENVIFVFDGIMDVIGNPVLNNILAKELLCDAKILTTCRPEAEDCEFLSDWPSYRVEVQGFNNESIHAYLKWMLGTEDDYVCSVASNDALFSLCHVPMYAFIVTACISFSPCEAKNHPCTITEMYVRIFRHCMKRHGDQNVEYLDKYIHDNMGNIKILAINSFQALLAKTVNLTEMDCKDNSVQHAFLTSSSAKESSTGHSFAFLHNTMQEFWAALFLLMTPGNITSVLQQCQTEEGKYLKYIVSFLCGLLSSDIAELINCVVPEDQIREISDIYLEKVIDTFLGPAILQGHDESHTDLDADLLFVCQCLYEHQSPEACSLLLQKLEYELDLSGQYLDPQQCCAVSYVINQSTNKNVCLYLIDCTFSDPGLRLILGSLKNLQCLRLDPTTQCQVWKAALHSGNPSDSEGLLRLCEYEIHLRVMEKQDQKVWERVGEVLKHKRPEKVKLCLHLVDNSLHAANSLGKSIFDHLPNVEAIRFVEPVDLRRSLVAWKMEVRSFQQDILLHGALYQMETGLNRVEDLQAVLCLASTYSLEEQSKFILSLYQHIGKYENDEGVAVLPTLQPVFKSFPAVWYIHFADTKASVLLDVMKLQNVKKPVELWWSNDECDMSLIHCLPYISQLRFNDCILIQYDDTKGTIEGLLKLFCFAKQRQLETGDETLRMLSTVCSYSNFPFASDNKDEQSDFLLDLYSSAKSFELELEGQILPSLLTVFQSAQPAAWVLDLGTDKASILIEVLKLQTQKKPVRLKGWLETDKSKIESFLRCLPYISQLRIIPQDESDTEVKMPTLTSEQLKRFFLLHLLDHGDLDNTETGQSSVEELLSVLGFAHSDDSPERCLFLLDLFSHGKDYETQTGRKVCHALLPVYRSAPAVWSIDLSERKGFLSCHDQFQLSLWGALPVGSEWDAQLASSLLQALDYTITLSGWLPTVTCKAVGAVLGQTAPGEKLNVSLIPDSISFQGAALLFKQVKEFHKLKVNEMSTAKLARLARSMTCRRPMVVEELTLVLSRPIPKEGVQCRVLSGLALLLRVWTVRVLNLIDCPIQGFLLTTLLCHQGPLTIRQVSRSSSHLKKYGLLFCEVCYCFERWVCVCFHDRLSKETRQQLAVVVYEAQDEELTQCFLEKSGSDLSNCTLDWDVLHYLLKTTTQPITINPRRSRIRDQYIPYLLPLLKNVHFQRTSSQFERTALREIHEQRAGHLVNSLVKSSDDWIDLNNLVLNHDDCEALRFALHYSDGVKLNLLLTILPKEEMESILTLLHRVSELRVERKLLLELLHTCAGLRRRRGVAPALLTLLHHKLDLSCSFAMDLFGQEKTVLSLSFGDCRVISAAIQEADGDTELILHDCHVEDEGIEELFHVLHRIHMSFGKPLLLQILHLIFVEDCDRSVRLASLLSRALEKKVDLSHSPLNSRACSTLALVLEHSEGLSELDLSDCHLTDTQLDVLLPHLHKVQVLNLCNNEITDKGAVKLNLYMIGNSFTETVWLSSNMITEFDILLADNRYKLWPAQVEPGWHDQRVTSLGSTAVTNETSKKKPLFEEFDPDKTITDKITYRFQCGSRGRFQCRATGLVFGMRGAGIVEYSVVHWDRDILANTSYEPAGPLFQLRSPEGHMYQLHLPHCEVKVSAAENLLVAHICRKNREFLIPKVTHSHVIVSISGLSNYGKARKKQSNSNRIQGQVLLFLEPEATPEEQRLWVFLLPRDMPPDQVENQHKEFTFIKTSSSCMLTPTAKYSVTSDLKQGFLVQPKKYTLHIAHCTYQHATFEVFLNRSITELKMKILETKLKTRKRWCRRVILNTPRDNAAKIKRFNEQQWIKNLCDILRELSKDEIKKLKSMMRNKEQKPIPKSALEGRKSPEELAELMVETWGMHDSIKATKEFMERLPRNDVRVTSLLQPFL from the exons ATGGCAAGCACACAGCAGTCTGCTTTTGAGTATGTCCAAAATGGCAGAGCTCTTCTTGAGGGTCACCTCCAGAAACCCTCCTTGGTCGTTGATGAGTTTCGAAAGAATAACATCTTCAgcgaaaaacaagttagagaaaTTAAATCCCATAAAAAGAGGTCTGTCAAAACCAGAAAGATGCTGGACATGATTATCAAGAAAGGGGAATATGCCAGTTATGAACTGTTAAAAATATTGTACAACACAAGGAACCAAACCTTACCAAAAACAAACCCTACCCAGAATCAACCTCGCCACCCAGATTTACATCAATGGATCAGCTGCTTTTCGTTTACAGATGACCCAGATTTACAGAGTGGCCTCGTCTCTG AATCAGGGCCTTGTGAGAGGTACAAAAGGCAGCTGCGAACAAAAGCTGTTGAGTTTCTTCACGCAAAATGGGACCAGCACATGCATTTCCTCAAAGACAAGGCAAAATGCAAACCCTTTACTTACATTCCTGTCGTTTTGGACACCGACTCAAGTGAGCTGTCCAAAACTAAAAGCAAGTACAAAAAAGCACGCTCTAAGAAACTTAAGACTTACATTCCAAGAGACAAGGGAAAACTGTCCCCTGGTCACTTACTGGAAAGCAGTGAGAAAAAGATTCTACTTGTTGGTAAACCTGGCATTGGAAAGACAACTGTTGTCCAGCAAGTTTTAAATATCTGGGCAGAGAATGAGAATCCTCAAGAGAGTTACATGTTCTACTTTGATGAGCCTTCGATGAGATCAATGTCTCACTCTTCACAGCCCTCATCCTTGAGGTCTCTGCTGTTTGAAAGATACCTTAAGCCAGAGGAAGGCACAGAGGATGTGGTGCTGTGTGATATTCAAAATAATTCAGAAAATGTTATCTTTGTGTTTGATGGGATCATGGATGTGATTGGCAACCCCGTGCTAAATAACATTTTGGCAAAAGAACTTCTGTGTGATGCCAAGATTCTGACCACGTGCAGACCAGAGGCAGAAGACTGCGAATTTTTATCTGACTGGCCGTCTTACAGAGTGGAGGTCCAAGGATTCAACAATGAGTCCATCCATGCTTACTTAAAGTGGATGTTAGGCACTGAGGATGACTATGTTTGTAGTGTTGCGAGCAACGATGCACTATTCAGTCTATGCCATGTCCCAATGTACGCTTTCATAGTGACTGCTTGTATTTCATTTAGTCCCTGTGAGGCTAAAAACCACCCATGCACCATAACAGAAATGTATGTGCGGATCTTTCGTCATTGCATGAAAAGACATGGTGACCAAAATGTTGAGTATCTGGATAAGTACATTCATGACAATATGGGGAACATCAAGATTCTAGCTATAAACTCTTTCCAAGCATTACTTGCGAAAACCGTAAACTTGACAGAAATGGATTGCAAGGACAACAGTGTTCAACATGCGTTCTTGACGTCCAGTTCAGCAAAGGAATCGTCAACTGGCCATTCGTTTGCTTTTCTCCACAACACGATGCAGGAGTTTTGGGCTGCTCTTTTTCTGTTGATGACACCTGGAAACATCACCTCCGTCCTTCAACAGTGTCAGACAGAAGAAGGAAAGTACTTGAAGTACATTGTGTCCTTCCTCTGTGGACTCTTGTCCAGTGACATTGCTGAATTGATTAACTGTGTAGTGCCAGAGGACCAGATAAGGGAAATATCTGACATATACCTTGAGAAAGTCATTGACACCTTCCTCGGGCCTGCAATACTACAGGGACATGATGAGTCCCATACCGACTTGGATGCTGATCTCCTCTTCGTTTGCCAGTGCTTGTATGAGCACCAGTCACCCGAAGCCTGTTCACTCCTTCTACAAAAATTGGAGTATGAGCTTGATCTCAGTGGACAATATCTCGATCCTCAACAGTGCTGTGCTGTGTCATATGTGATCAACCAGTCCACAAACAAGaatgtctgtctgtacctgatTGACTGCACTTTCTCTGATCCAGGATTGAGGCTGATTCTGGGCTCTTTGAAAAATCTTCAATGTCTCAG ATTGGATCCCACTACACAATGTCAGGTGTGGAAAGCTGCTCTTCACTCAGGGAACCCGAGTGACTCTGAAGGCTTGCTAAGACTGTGTGAATATGAAATTCACTTAAGGGTCATGGAGAAACAGGACCAAAAGgtgtgggagagagtgggagaggtccTGAAGCACAAGAGACCAGAGAAGGTCAAACTCTGTCTACATTTGGTTGACAACTCACTGCATGCAGCTAATTCCTTGGGAAAGAGCATATTTGACCATTTGCCAAACGTTGAGGCTATCAG GTTTGTTGAACCTGTTGATCTGAGACGATCATTAGTGGCATGGAAAATGGAGGTGAGGTCATTCCAGCAGGATATCTTGCTGCACGGGGCTCTGTACCAGATGGAGACAGGACTGAACCGGGTAGAGGACCTGCAAGCAGTGCTTTGTCTGGCTAGCACATATTCTTTAGAGGAACAGAGCAAATTCATTTTGAGTTTGTACCAACATATAGGAAAATATGAGAATGATGAAGGTGTAGCAGTTCTACCAACATTGCAGCCAGTTTTCAAGTCATTTCCTGCAGTCTGGTACATACACTTTGCTGATACGAAGGCCTCTGTCCTCCTTGATGTGATGAAACTCCAAAACGTGAAGAAACCAGTGGAGCTGTGGTGGTCAAATGATGAGTGTGACATGAGCCTCATTCATTGTTTGCCTTATATTTCACAGCTAAG GTTCAATGACTGCATTCTGATCCAGTATGATGACACTAAAGGAACCATTGAAGGCCTTTTGAAACTATTCTGTTTTGCAAAGCAGCGTCAGCTTGAGACAGGAGATGAGACACTGAGGATGCTGTCGACGGTATGCAGCTACTCAAACTTCCCTTTTGCGAGTGATAACAAAGACGAACAGAGTGATTTTCTGCTAGATTTATACTCCTCTGCAAAGTCGTTTGAACTTGAATTGGAGGGCCAAATTCTCCCATCATTGTTGACAGTCTTTCAGTCAGCTCAGCCTGCAGCCTGGGTCCTTGACCTCGGTACAGACAAGGCCTCCATCCTAATTGAGGTGCTGAAACTCCAAACACAGAAGAAACCAGTTAGACTGAAGGGCTGGCTAGAAACTGATAAAAGCAAAATAGAGAGTTTTCTTCGGTGCCTACCATATATTTCACAACTGAG GATTATTCCTCAAGATGAGAGTGATACAGAGGTGAAGATGCCTACACTGACGTCTGAGCAACTAAAGAGATTCTTCCTTTTGCACCTGCTTGATCATGGAGATCTGGACAAcactgagacaggacagagctcTGTTGAGGAACTGCTGTCAGTTCTTGGGTTTGCTCATTCAGACGACTCTCCAGAAAGGTGCTTGTTTCTGTTAGATCTGTTCTCACATGGGAAAGACTACGAGACTCAAACAGGCAGAAAAGTTTGTCACGCATTACTTCCTGTTTATCGGTCAGCCCCTGCAGTTTGGTCCATAGACCTCTCGGAGAGAAAGGGCTTTCTAAGCTGTCATGACCAGTTCCAGCTGTCTCTGTGGGGTGCACTCCCTGTCGGCTCAGAATGGGATGCACAGCTAGCCTCCTCACTCCTCCAGGCCCTAGACTACACCATCACATTGTCAGGGTGGTTGCCCACTGTAACCTGCAAGGCAGTAGGTGCAGTCCTAGGCCAAACTGCCCCTGGAGAAAAACTCAACGTCAGTCTCATCCCAGATAGTATCTCATTCCAAGGAGCTGCATTACTCTTCAAGCAAGTGAAAGAGTTTCACAAACTTAA GGTAAACGAAATGTCAACAGCAAAGCTGGCCAGATTGGCAAGGTCAATGACATGCCGAAGACCAATGGTCGTTGAGGAGCTGACTCTTGTCTTGTCTAGGCCAATTCCAAAAGAAGGGGTGCAGTGTAGAGTGCTCAGTGGTTTAGCTTTACTCCTTAGAGTTTGGACTGTAAGGGTCTTAAATCTGATAGACTGTCCAATCCAGGGTTTCCTTCTCACTACCTTGTTGTGTCATCAGGGTCCACTCACTATCAGGCAAGTTTCTAGATCTTCTTCACACTTGAAAAAATATGGACTTTTGTTTTGTGAGGTGTGCTATTGTTTTGAAAGATGGGTTTGTGTatgtttccatgacagactgagtAAGGAGACTCGGCAGCAGCTGGCTGTTGTGGTGTATGAGGCTCAGGATGAGGAACTGACCCAATGCTTTCTGGAAAAGTCGGGTAGTGATCTGTCTAACTGTACACTGGACTGGGATGTGCTTCACTACCTGCTGAAGACCACCACACAACCCATCACCATCAACCCCAGGAGGAGCAGAATCAGAGACCAATACATACCTTATCTCCTCCCCTTGCTGAAGAATGTTCACTTTCAAAG GACAAGCTCCCAGTTTGAGAGGACAGCTCTGAGAGAAATACATGAGCAACGTGCTGGTCACTTGGTGAACAGTTTAGTGAAGTCATCAGATGACTGGATCGACTTGAACAACCTGGTTTTGAACCATGATGACTGTGAAGCGCTTCGTTTTGCCCTGCACTACAGTGACGGTGTCAAACTCAACTTGTTGTTGACCATCCTTCCAAAGGAGGAAATGGAGAGCATTCTGACTCTTCTACACAGAGTCTCTGAGCTCAG GGTCGAAAGGAAACTATTGCTGGAGCTGCTCCATACCTGTGCAGGattgagaaggaggagaggagtggcacCTGCACTCCTGACACTGCTGCATCACAAACTGGACCTCTCCTGCTCCTTTGCCATGGACCTGTTTGGGCAGGAGAAGACTGTTTTGAGCCTCAGTTTTGGAGACTGTAGGGTAATCTCCGCGGCCATCCAGGAAGCTGATGGTGACACAGAGCTGATCCTACACGACTGCCATGTTGAGGATGAAGGAATAGAGGAGCTGTTTCATGTTTTGCACAGGATTCATATGAG CTTTGGAAAACCTCTTCTGCTGCAAATCCTGCACTTGATATTTGTGGAGGATTGCGACAGGTCAGTGAGGCTTGCTTCATTACTCTCCAGAGCCCTAGAAAAGAAGGTGGACCTCAGTCATAGCCCTTTAAACTCGAGGGCCTGTTCAACACTTGCCTTGGTTCTAGAACACTCGGAAGGGCTTTCCGAGCTGGACCTCAGTGACTGCCACCTCACTGACACACAACTGGACGTGCTGCTCCCACATCTGCACAAAGTTCAAGTCCTGAA TCTTTGCAATAATGAAATCACCGACAAAGGTGCTGTGAAACTTAACCTATACATGATCGGCAATAGCTTCACAGAAACTGTATG GCTCTCCAGCAACATGATTACTGAGTTTGACATCTTATTGGCGGACAACCGCTACAAACTGTGGCCAGCTCAAGTGGAGCCTGGGTGGCACGATCAGCGCGTTACTTCCCTGGGATCTACCGCTGTGACAAATGAGACCTCTAAA AAAAAACCCCTCTTTGAAGAATTTGATCCTGACAAAACAATAACAGACAAGATTACCTACAG GTTCCAGTGTGGGTCTCGTGGCAGGTTTCAGTGCAGAGCTACAGGGCTGGTTTTTGGGATGAGGGGGGCAGGAATTGTGGAGTACAGTGTGGTCCACTGGGACAGGGATATCCTTGCAAACACCAGCTATGAGCCTGCAGGCCCCCTGTTTCAACTCAGGAGTCCAGAGGGACATATGTACCAACTACATCTACCTCACTGCGAGGTTAAGG TGTCTGCAGCTGAGAACCTTCTTGTGGCCCACATATGCAGAAAGAACAGGGAGTTCTTAATACCCAAGGTGACACACTCACACGTGATTGTAAGCATTAGTGGGCTTTCAAATTATGGAAAGGCTCGTAAAAAACAATCCAACAGCAACCGTATCCAAGGACAGGTGCTACTGTTCCTTGAGCCTGAAGCAACTCCAGAAGAGCAACGGCTCTGGGTGTTCCTGCTGCCCAGAGACATGCCGCCAGACCAG